One Candidatus Zixiibacteriota bacterium DNA segment encodes these proteins:
- a CDS encoding DUF1385 domain-containing protein, with the protein MPDLSVGGQAVIEGVMMRSTDRVSTAVRRSDGTIEVRNEDFVPISKRKKFFGIPIVRGAISFVEMLIIGIRSLNYSAEVAAADIEREQGKDVEADKPASSTSTMLILTAVAAIALGVGIFFFLPLWFSSLLHVKKDALSFNLVAGVFRVAMFLVYIWAISHFNDLRRVFQYHGAEHKSIWAFESGKDLLPEEAQKFTTRHPRCGTSFILIVAILAIIIYSISDTIYAVVTGAPPTLPMRFLVHFSLLPLVAGGSYELLKLSGRTRENIITKIFISPGLWLQAMTTREPSLDQLEVAIVALKNSLRMEGQSEKVIIEK; encoded by the coding sequence ATGCCGGATTTGAGTGTAGGTGGGCAGGCGGTAATTGAAGGCGTAATGATGCGTTCCACCGACCGCGTCTCTACGGCAGTGAGACGGAGCGACGGGACTATCGAAGTCAGGAATGAGGACTTCGTCCCAATCTCCAAACGGAAAAAATTCTTTGGGATTCCGATAGTGCGTGGAGCGATCTCTTTTGTGGAGATGCTCATCATCGGGATTAGATCGCTGAACTACTCCGCCGAGGTCGCTGCCGCCGATATCGAGCGGGAACAGGGCAAGGACGTCGAAGCCGATAAGCCTGCCAGTTCCACAAGCACAATGCTGATACTGACAGCGGTTGCCGCTATTGCGCTCGGAGTCGGCATATTTTTCTTCCTTCCTCTGTGGTTTTCATCACTGCTGCATGTGAAGAAAGATGCGCTCTCATTTAACCTCGTGGCCGGTGTCTTTCGCGTGGCGATGTTCTTGGTTTATATCTGGGCTATCTCACACTTCAATGATCTCAGGCGTGTGTTTCAATATCATGGCGCAGAACATAAGTCTATTTGGGCGTTCGAATCGGGCAAAGATCTTTTGCCGGAAGAGGCGCAGAAATTCACAACACGCCATCCGAGATGCGGAACAAGTTTTATACTTATAGTAGCAATTCTGGCAATAATCATCTACAGCATATCCGACACGATTTACGCGGTTGTGACCGGTGCTCCCCCGACTCTCCCGATGAGATTCCTCGTGCATTTCTCCCTGCTTCCTCTTGTGGCAGGCGGTTCTTATGAACTCCTGAAGCTATCAGGTCGCACGAGGGAGAATATCATCACTAAGATTTTCATTTCGCCGGGGCTTTGGCTTCAGGCAATGACTACCAGGGAGCCGTCTCTTGATCAACTTGAAGTCGCAATCGTCGCACTGAAGAATTCGCTCAGAATGGAAGGCCAATCGGAGAAAGTGATCATCGAGAAGTGA
- the prfA gene encoding peptide chain release factor 1 has protein sequence MLAVIDKLEAKLAELSDQLASPEVINDLKKLRKISKQHRDVSEILEVGRRYRKISRQLEDNEQICRDDSDKELAELARSELDDLYTEMESAEKELKLLLIPRDPNDSKNTVMEIRAGTGGDEAALFAADMYRMYTRFADNMGWRTDILSSHPTGVGGFKEIIVLVVGDGAYGKLKYESGVHRVQRVPVTESSGRIHTSAASVAVLPEAEEIDIAINPNELKIDVFRSSGPGGQSVNTTDSAVRITHIPTGMVVTCQDEKSQLKNKNKAMKVLRTRLLEQAEEKQHGEIADQRKSMVSTGDRSAKIRTYNFPQGRVTDHRIGLTIHQLDNILQGDLNQIIEALSLADQQEKLKLTEKEATVVGGE, from the coding sequence ATGCTTGCTGTCATCGATAAGCTTGAGGCGAAGCTGGCAGAACTGTCGGATCAGCTTGCGTCCCCCGAGGTAATCAACGATCTGAAGAAACTTCGCAAGATCTCCAAGCAGCACAGAGATGTAAGCGAGATTCTGGAGGTCGGGAGAAGGTACAGGAAGATATCGCGGCAGCTCGAGGATAACGAGCAGATTTGCCGTGACGATAGCGACAAGGAATTGGCAGAGCTGGCTAGATCAGAGCTCGATGATCTCTACACTGAGATGGAGAGTGCCGAGAAAGAACTGAAGCTGCTCCTTATCCCGCGCGATCCCAACGATTCGAAGAACACTGTGATGGAGATTCGGGCCGGGACGGGAGGCGACGAGGCGGCCTTGTTCGCTGCAGACATGTATCGCATGTACACTCGCTTTGCAGATAATATGGGCTGGAGAACAGATATTTTGTCATCTCATCCAACCGGCGTTGGTGGTTTCAAGGAGATTATTGTACTTGTAGTTGGTGATGGCGCGTATGGGAAGCTGAAATACGAATCGGGTGTGCACAGAGTCCAGCGTGTTCCGGTGACTGAATCATCTGGGCGAATCCATACTTCAGCCGCATCAGTCGCAGTTCTCCCTGAGGCTGAAGAAATTGATATCGCTATCAATCCCAATGAACTCAAAATCGATGTCTTCCGATCTTCAGGACCTGGCGGACAGTCTGTCAACACTACCGATTCCGCTGTCCGCATCACGCACATTCCGACTGGCATGGTCGTGACCTGTCAGGATGAGAAGTCGCAGTTAAAGAACAAGAACAAGGCGATGAAGGTGCTGCGCACGAGGCTCCTTGAACAGGCGGAGGAGAAGCAGCATGGTGAAATTGCGGATCAGCGCAAGTCGATGGTCTCGACCGGAGACAGGTCGGCCAAGATCCGCACTTACAACTTCCCGCAGGGAAGAGTCACCGATCACAGGATCGGACTGACCATTCATCAACTCGATAATATCCTTCAGGGTGATCTCAACCAGATCATCGAAGCGCTCAGCCTTGCCGATCAGCAGGAGAAACTCAAGCTGACCGAAAAAGAGGCCACTGTAGTCGGCGGAGAGTGA